A portion of the Parasedimentitalea marina genome contains these proteins:
- a CDS encoding imelysin family protein — protein MRVTVLTLAVGLSLSSLCARADMVDDILDQQILPGMTTLASSAHQLSQVAQTDCQPGSAQLRDAYGVAFDAWISVSHLRFGPTETDNRAFALAFWPDSRSKIPKVLSQIITKPAPSLDLPSEFASYSIAARGFYALEFLLYDSVLSSHGTAAARCRLTRAIAQDIASTTDAILSDWQDTYAAQMRSPTDRYQSEAEIKQELFKALTTGFQVTADMRLSRPLGSFDQPRPNRAEARRSGRSLRHVRLSLQALEPLAVTLAGDNADLAEAFRAGFATALSATARLDDPSFAGVADPSSRFRIEALQNQVNALRGLAETDLGPSLGVDAGFNSLDGD, from the coding sequence ATGCGCGTCACAGTCCTCACCCTTGCTGTTGGCCTCAGCCTGTCGTCACTCTGCGCCCGCGCAGATATGGTGGACGATATCCTGGACCAGCAGATACTGCCCGGCATGACAACCCTTGCCAGCAGTGCCCACCAATTGTCGCAGGTCGCGCAGACCGACTGCCAGCCCGGTTCAGCCCAATTGCGTGACGCCTATGGGGTTGCCTTTGATGCCTGGATCTCGGTCAGCCACCTTCGTTTCGGCCCCACCGAGACCGACAACCGCGCCTTTGCACTGGCCTTCTGGCCAGACAGCCGCAGCAAGATCCCCAAGGTACTGTCCCAGATCATCACCAAGCCCGCACCGTCACTGGACCTGCCCTCAGAGTTTGCCAGCTACTCGATCGCGGCACGCGGGTTCTATGCGTTGGAGTTCCTGCTTTATGATTCGGTGTTGAGCAGTCACGGCACAGCAGCAGCGCGCTGCCGCCTGACACGGGCCATCGCGCAGGACATCGCCAGCACCACTGACGCCATCCTGTCCGACTGGCAGGACACCTACGCCGCGCAGATGCGCAGCCCCACAGACCGCTATCAATCCGAGGCCGAGATCAAACAGGAACTATTCAAAGCCCTGACCACGGGCTTTCAGGTCACTGCCGATATGCGTCTGAGCCGCCCGCTGGGCAGCTTTGACCAGCCCCGCCCCAACCGCGCTGAAGCCCGCCGGTCAGGCCGCAGCCTGCGCCATGTTCGGCTGTCCCTGCAAGCACTAGAGCCGCTTGCCGTGACTTTGGCCGGCGACAACGCAGATCTGGCCGAAGCATTCCGGGCCGGGTTCGCCACGGCCCTTAGCGCCACCGCCCGTCTGGACGATCCCAGCTTTGCCGGTGTCGCAGATCCCAGCAGCCGGTTCCGGATTGAAGCCCTGCAAAACCAGGTCAACGCGCTGCGCGGCCTTGCCGAAACCGATCTGGGCCCGTCACTGGGGGTTGATGCGGGTTTCAATTCACTGGACGGTGACTGA
- a CDS encoding di-heme oxidoredictase family protein, translating to MKATTVAALAATTPVQALDLNALQLSDPHLNITPRTDTEQTRITSVTAPAVSFDAAEQFEQNQAGAATVRARIDDEAFSQHSANISFEQELEFKLGNGLFKKIWVFSPASTLASDGLGPLYNARSCQRCHIKDGRGHIPQGADDSAVSMFLRISIPGDTPAEMAAVHDYIGMAPDPNYGTQLQDFSPPGMAPEYQFSVTYKDVEVSLSGGEVATLRAPSYQALNLGYGPLHADAMLSPRVAPPMIGLGLLEAIPVEDILAQADEDDANGDGISGRPNLTWSAEYDQVMLGRFGLKSGQPTVHQQSAGAFSGDIGISTPLFPDPWGECTEAQTDCRAAPHGDEDARDTEIDQPNMDLVTFYSRNLGVPARRDRDDPQVLRGKQVFYDTGCTSCHTPKFVTARLTDRPEHSFQLIWPYSDLLLHDMGEDLADNRPEGRATGREWRTPPLWGVGLTQQVSEQAGFLHDGRARTLLEAVLWHGGEAQVARDTVVQLAPEDRAALIRFLESL from the coding sequence ATTAAGGCAACAACGGTTGCCGCCCTTGCAGCGACCACCCCCGTTCAGGCACTGGACCTGAATGCCCTGCAATTGAGTGACCCCCACCTCAACATCACTCCGCGCACCGATACCGAACAGACCCGGATCACATCCGTGACTGCACCGGCTGTTTCATTTGATGCAGCAGAGCAATTCGAACAAAATCAGGCAGGCGCCGCCACTGTACGCGCCCGCATCGATGACGAGGCCTTTTCCCAGCACTCGGCCAATATCAGCTTTGAACAAGAGCTGGAGTTCAAACTCGGCAACGGGTTGTTCAAGAAAATCTGGGTCTTTTCGCCGGCTTCCACCCTTGCCTCTGATGGCTTAGGCCCGCTGTATAACGCCCGGTCCTGCCAGCGCTGCCACATCAAAGATGGTCGCGGCCATATCCCGCAAGGCGCCGATGACAGCGCCGTCTCGATGTTCCTGCGCATCTCCATTCCCGGTGATACACCTGCTGAAATGGCTGCGGTGCACGACTACATCGGCATGGCTCCAGATCCCAACTACGGCACCCAATTACAGGACTTCTCGCCACCGGGCATGGCGCCGGAATATCAGTTCTCGGTCACCTATAAGGATGTCGAAGTCTCCCTGTCCGGTGGCGAGGTCGCGACACTGCGCGCGCCCAGCTATCAGGCTCTCAACCTGGGCTATGGACCATTGCATGCTGATGCCATGTTGTCGCCAAGAGTGGCCCCGCCGATGATCGGCCTGGGTTTACTCGAGGCCATTCCTGTTGAGGACATTCTGGCCCAAGCCGATGAAGACGACGCCAATGGTGACGGCATTTCCGGGCGCCCCAATCTGACCTGGTCGGCTGAGTATGATCAGGTCATGCTGGGCCGCTTTGGCCTGAAATCGGGCCAACCCACGGTGCACCAGCAATCCGCCGGCGCTTTTTCCGGCGATATCGGCATTTCAACCCCGCTGTTTCCAGACCCATGGGGCGAATGCACCGAGGCGCAAACAGACTGCCGCGCGGCACCCCACGGTGACGAAGATGCCCGCGATACCGAAATCGACCAGCCCAACATGGATCTGGTGACTTTCTACAGCCGCAATCTCGGCGTCCCTGCCCGGCGTGATCGCGACGATCCACAGGTTCTGCGCGGCAAACAAGTGTTCTATGACACCGGCTGCACCAGCTGCCACACACCTAAATTTGTTACCGCCCGCCTGACCGACCGCCCCGAACACAGTTTTCAGCTGATCTGGCCCTACTCGGATCTGTTGCTGCATGACATGGGTGAGGATCTGGCCGACAACCGCCCCGAGGGGCGTGCCACAGGGCGTGAATGGCGCACGCCGCCGCTTTGGGGTGTTGGCCTCACTCAGCAGGTTTCGGAGCAGGCCGGCTTTCTGCACGACGGCCGCGCCCGCACCCTGCTCGAGGCGGTGCTTTGGCATGGGGGCGAGGCACAGGTCGCACGCGACACCGTTGTGCAACTCGCCCCCGAAGACCGCGCTGCCCTTATTCGCTTTCTGGAAAGTCTCTAA
- the bfr gene encoding bacterioferritin, producing MKGDAKVLDYLNKALRHELTAVSRYWLHYRLRDDWGQGSMAKRSREESIEEMEHADKLIERIIFLEGHPNLQKLDPLKIGQTPKEGLECELNKEARDVCKEAGDDVSMGLFETVMKDEEGHIDFLEIHLELHDRIGAENFVQLNATKLEDAD from the coding sequence ATGAAGGGCGACGCCAAGGTACTCGACTATCTGAACAAAGCACTGCGCCATGAACTGACCGCCGTAAGCCGGTATTGGCTGCATTACAGGCTGCGAGACGACTGGGGCCAGGGCAGCATGGCCAAGAGAAGCCGCGAAGAAAGCATCGAAGAGATGGAGCACGCGGACAAACTGATTGAAAGGATCATATTTCTGGAAGGTCACCCAAACCTCCAAAAGCTAGACCCATTGAAGATCGGACAAACACCAAAAGAAGGCCTCGAATGCGAGCTGAACAAAGAAGCTCGCGATGTCTGCAAAGAGGCTGGTGATGATGTCTCGATGGGATTGTTCGAAACCGTGATGAAAGACGAAGAGGGTCATATCGACTTCCTCGAAATACACCTTGAATTACACGACAGAATTGGTGCTGAAAACTTTGTTCAACTCAACGCGACCAAATTGGAAGACGCAGATTAA
- a CDS encoding DUF6502 family protein, translating into MDFPVYKKCAINTFMENILDRLFRPVARLAIAKGLRFAEVAESLRRSYIDVARDLAGPDANVSKLSMMTGLQRRDVTRLLESQVSAEPKTPDQLPRLVARWLAQFDGAPLPQHGPDASFDALARSIRKDVHPRSMLDALIAAGTVSVYAGEVNLLKKAHVPLEGSDEQIRYLGENIGDHLATAVGNVLGDTPAYDLAVHYNGLSVEAVKELEELWRIRMGPVLRELNARALEFQENENGPARFRGGGYFRLEVEE; encoded by the coding sequence TTGGACTTTCCCGTCTACAAAAAATGTGCAATCAACACATTTATGGAGAATATTCTTGATCGCTTGTTCCGCCCAGTTGCCCGCCTTGCGATTGCCAAGGGGTTGCGCTTTGCCGAGGTGGCAGAGAGTCTACGTCGATCGTACATTGATGTTGCCAGAGATCTGGCCGGACCAGATGCCAATGTCAGCAAGCTCAGCATGATGACAGGGCTTCAGCGACGGGATGTGACACGCCTGCTAGAATCTCAAGTCTCTGCGGAACCAAAAACACCAGACCAACTACCACGCTTGGTGGCGCGTTGGCTTGCTCAATTCGATGGCGCACCGCTCCCACAACACGGCCCGGATGCGTCTTTTGACGCCCTCGCCAGATCAATACGCAAAGATGTTCACCCAAGATCAATGCTAGACGCCCTGATCGCAGCGGGAACCGTGTCGGTCTACGCCGGTGAAGTAAATTTGCTAAAAAAAGCCCACGTACCTCTCGAAGGTTCAGATGAACAAATTCGCTACCTGGGGGAAAATATCGGCGATCACCTTGCAACTGCTGTTGGAAATGTTCTGGGGGACACACCCGCCTATGATTTGGCCGTCCACTACAACGGACTAAGTGTCGAAGCCGTCAAAGAGCTCGAGGAGTTATGGCGCATACGAATGGGACCGGTTTTGCGAGAATTGAATGCCCGTGCGCTTGAATTTCAAGAGAATGAAAATGGACCTGCTCGCTTCCGCGGGGGTGGTTATTTCAGGTTAGAGGTTGAAGAATGA
- a CDS encoding imelysin family protein, whose amino-acid sequence MKTLTLAGTALTVLAAGSTSVIAADTAAVLTNYSNIAEAKYQDSLTTAMDLQSAVETLLASPSAETLDAARSAWLAARVPYQQSEVFRFGNAIVDDWEGKVNAWPLDEGLIDYVSTSYGGPSDENALAVLNVVANPSFELSGKTIDASDITPALLESELHEADGVEANVATGYHAIEFLLWGQDLNGTNHGAGNRPFTDYAIGADCTNGNCDRRGAYLKAATELLISDLDWIAAQWAIDGQARTILLADENAGISAMLTGMGSLSYGEQAGERMRLGLMLNDPEEEHDCFSDNTHNSHYYDGKGVQNVYLGEYTRVNGEVVSGASLSDLVMAVNKDLDAEMRTKLTTTMDALGAMKAAADGGFSYDQMLEQGNAKGQALIMDGINGLVDQTKSIERVVSTLKLDGIEFEGSDSLDNPSAVFN is encoded by the coding sequence ATGAAAACACTGACACTTGCCGGCACTGCCTTGACGGTTTTGGCTGCCGGATCCACGTCTGTTATCGCCGCCGACACAGCCGCAGTACTGACCAATTACTCCAATATCGCTGAAGCCAAATACCAGGACAGCCTGACCACGGCCATGGACCTGCAATCCGCCGTCGAGACCCTGCTGGCCTCTCCTTCAGCCGAAACCCTGGACGCGGCCCGCTCCGCATGGCTGGCCGCGCGCGTGCCATATCAGCAGTCCGAAGTGTTCCGCTTTGGCAATGCCATCGTTGATGACTGGGAAGGCAAAGTAAACGCCTGGCCGCTGGATGAAGGCCTGATCGATTATGTCAGCACCTCATATGGCGGACCATCGGACGAAAACGCCCTGGCGGTTCTGAACGTCGTGGCCAACCCCTCGTTTGAACTGTCCGGCAAAACCATCGACGCCTCCGACATCACTCCAGCCCTGCTCGAAAGTGAACTGCACGAGGCTGACGGTGTCGAGGCCAACGTCGCAACCGGATACCACGCCATCGAATTCCTGCTTTGGGGCCAAGACCTGAACGGCACCAACCACGGCGCGGGCAACCGCCCCTTCACCGACTATGCCATCGGCGCTGACTGCACCAACGGCAACTGTGACCGTCGTGGCGCTTATCTGAAGGCGGCAACCGAGCTGCTGATTTCTGATCTGGATTGGATCGCCGCCCAGTGGGCTATCGATGGTCAAGCCCGCACCATTCTGCTGGCAGACGAAAATGCTGGCATTTCGGCCATGCTGACCGGCATGGGCTCGCTGTCTTATGGCGAACAAGCGGGTGAGCGTATGCGTCTGGGCCTGATGCTGAACGACCCCGAAGAAGAGCATGATTGCTTCTCGGACAACACCCACAACAGCCACTACTATGACGGCAAAGGGGTGCAGAACGTTTACTTGGGCGAATACACCCGCGTGAACGGCGAGGTTGTCTCGGGTGCATCGCTGTCCGATCTGGTTATGGCTGTAAACAAGGACCTGGACGCCGAAATGCGCACCAAGCTCACCACCACCATGGACGCTTTGGGCGCCATGAAAGCTGCGGCTGATGGTGGCTTCTCGTACGATCAGATGCTGGAGCAAGGCAACGCCAAAGGCCAAGCGCTGATCATGGATGGCATCAACGGTTTGGTTGACCAAACCAAGTCAATCGAACGTGTTGTCTCCACTTTGAAACTGGACGGTATCGAGTTCGAAGGCTCCGACTCGCTGGACAACCCATCGGCGGTTTTCAACTAA
- the hemP gene encoding hemin uptake protein HemP, translated as MHVSEVAAPTTEVFPTYHAEDLTRGGIQARILLNGQIYCLRITRAGKLILTK; from the coding sequence ATGCACGTATCCGAAGTGGCGGCTCCCACTACCGAAGTATTCCCAACGTACCACGCCGAGGATCTGACACGCGGTGGCATCCAGGCCCGGATTCTGTTGAACGGCCAGATCTACTGCCTGCGCATCACCCGCGCCGGAAAACTGATCCTGACGAAATGA
- the metG gene encoding methionine--tRNA ligase, with the protein MARILITSAIPYINGIKHLGNLVGSQLPADLYARYHRGRGNEVMFLCATDEHGTPAELAAAKADKPVDEFCAEMHQVQAGIAKGFGLSFDHFGRSSSPQNHKLTQHFAGKLAENGLIREVVEKQVYSNADGRFLPDRYIEGTCPNCGYDKARGDQCEECTKQLDPTDLIDPRSAVSGSIDLEVRETKHLYLCQSTLKDQLDDWINSKHDWPVLTTSIAKKWLHDGDGLRDRGITRDLDWGISVKKGDQDWPGMDGKVFYVWFDAPIEYIACAGEWAEANGKADTDWQRWWRTDKGADDVKYVQFMGKDNVPFHTLSFPATILGSGEPWKLVDHLKSFNYLNYDGGQFSTSQGRGVFMDQALEILPADYWRWWLLSHAPESSDSEFTWENFQQSTNKDLADVLGNFVSRITKFCRAKFGEVVPEGGAYGEQELALIAELTTRIRAYETQMEAIEVRKSAQELRAIWVAGNEYLQSAAPWSTFKTDPEKAATQVRMGLNLIRLYAVLSAPFIPTAAASMLSAMNTLDTRWPDDVAAALDALPAGHDFAVPEVLFAKITDDQVEDWRQRFSGVRD; encoded by the coding sequence TGCCCGCTACCATCGTGGCCGTGGCAATGAAGTGATGTTTCTCTGCGCCACCGACGAACACGGCACCCCGGCCGAGCTGGCTGCCGCCAAGGCAGACAAACCAGTCGATGAATTCTGCGCCGAGATGCACCAGGTTCAGGCCGGTATCGCCAAGGGGTTTGGCCTTAGCTTTGACCATTTTGGCCGCTCAAGCAGCCCGCAGAACCACAAGCTGACCCAGCATTTCGCAGGCAAACTGGCCGAAAACGGCCTGATCCGCGAAGTGGTCGAAAAGCAGGTCTACTCTAACGCCGATGGCCGTTTTCTGCCGGACCGCTATATCGAGGGCACCTGCCCCAACTGCGGCTACGACAAGGCGCGCGGCGACCAATGCGAGGAATGCACCAAGCAGCTGGACCCCACCGACCTGATCGACCCACGCTCTGCCGTGTCGGGATCGATCGACCTTGAGGTGCGCGAGACCAAACATCTGTACCTGTGCCAATCCACCCTGAAGGACCAGCTGGACGATTGGATCAATTCGAAACATGACTGGCCAGTGCTGACCACCTCGATTGCCAAGAAATGGCTGCATGACGGTGACGGGCTGCGTGACCGGGGCATCACCCGCGATCTGGACTGGGGCATTTCGGTCAAAAAAGGTGATCAGGACTGGCCCGGCATGGACGGCAAGGTGTTCTATGTTTGGTTTGATGCCCCTATCGAATACATCGCCTGCGCAGGCGAGTGGGCCGAGGCCAATGGCAAGGCTGACACCGACTGGCAGCGCTGGTGGCGCACCGACAAGGGCGCGGACGACGTCAAATATGTGCAGTTCATGGGCAAGGACAACGTGCCCTTCCACACCCTGTCCTTTCCGGCGACCATTCTGGGCTCGGGCGAGCCATGGAAACTTGTGGACCACCTGAAATCGTTCAACTACCTGAATTATGACGGCGGCCAGTTCTCGACCTCGCAGGGGCGCGGCGTCTTCATGGATCAGGCACTGGAGATCCTGCCGGCCGACTACTGGCGCTGGTGGTTGCTGTCACACGCCCCCGAAAGCTCGGATTCGGAATTCACCTGGGAAAATTTCCAGCAATCGACAAACAAGGATCTGGCCGACGTACTGGGCAACTTTGTCAGCCGCATCACCAAATTCTGCCGCGCCAAGTTTGGCGAAGTGGTGCCCGAGGGCGGCGCATATGGTGAACAAGAACTGGCGCTGATCGCTGAACTGACCACCCGCATCCGCGCTTATGAGACCCAGATGGAGGCCATCGAGGTCCGCAAATCGGCGCAGGAGCTGCGCGCGATCTGGGTGGCCGGCAACGAATATCTACAAAGCGCCGCACCCTGGTCGACCTTCAAAACCGACCCGGAGAAAGCCGCGACGCAGGTCCGCATGGGTCTGAACCTGATCCGCCTTTATGCAGTGCTGAGTGCCCCCTTCATTCCCACCGCTGCCGCCAGTATGCTGAGTGCGATGAACACGCTGGACACCCGCTGGCCGGACGATGTAGCCGCCGCGCTGGACGCGCTGCCCGCTGGCCACGATTTTGCAGTGCCCGAGGTTCTGTTTGCCAAAATCACCGACGATCAGGTCGAGGACTGGCGACAGCGGTTCTCTGGGGTTCGCGACTAA